The nucleotide window TCCTGAAAATATTCCAATTCAAAAAGCCTCCAAGCCCAGTCACATCAATACCCAAGGCTTTTATTCCAAAAAGATAATTAGTATCTGGAGATAGAATTCCCTGTTGAAGAGAAATTACTTCTGTATTTAAAGTCTGTGCAGTCATTACTACACACAATACAGCTAAGCCTAACGGGACTTCATAAGAAACCATCTGGGCGGCAGAACGCATTGCTCCGTACAATGAGTATTTGTTATTTGAAGACCAACCTGCAGCTATAATTCCTAAAACTTCTAGAGATAAAATTGCAAGAATGTAAAATACACCTACGTTAGAATCTGACCCATAAATACCATTGGTAAAAGGCATTACAGCAAATGCTGAGAATACAGGCATAAAAATTAAGATGGGTGCAACTTTAAATATTGGCTTATCTGCAACTTTCGGAATTACATCCTCTTTCATCATTAGCTTAAGGATATCTGCCAATGTTTGTAATAGACCTTTTGGTCCAACATTTACAGGCCCCATTCTATCTTGCATCCATGCAGATACTTTACGTTCTGCATAAACTCCAACAAGAGCAAATACTAAAATGAAAGGAAGATAAAAAATAAGTGCTAGCATAGTTTCTTTTCAAAAATGAAGCGGCAATTTAATCAATCCTCAACATTATCCCTAAAAGAAAGAGAAAAGTGATAATAAATAGAGGGTTTTAATGAAGATTTAAAAAAGTAAAGACATATTCTTTTGTTCAAACATACTTTTTGATATTTTGCATATATACCTCAACAATTTGAAGGTACATCATTCTATTTCAAGATTCTATTTATCAAATTATCAAACCTCAGTAATTGATTTTACTGATTTTTTTCATGAGATTCAACTTACAAAGCCACTTTTTACTCACTATTCTTCTTGGTTGGTTGTTTTCATTTCAAGTCACTTTTGCTCAAGAGTTTTTCATTAAAGGGCAAGTGATCGATGCAAAAACAAACGATCCTATTCCTTATGCCAGTGTGTTTATTGAAGGAACTACGAATGGTTCTCTCACCGATATCAATGGTCTATTCACAATTAAAGTAAAAGATGTTTCAGCAAACAATACTATAGTTGCAAAATTTACTGGATATGAATTATGTAAAAAGAAAATTGCCAAAGGAGGAAAAGAGAAAAAAATCATAATAAAACTCAAAGAGTCTGCAACTGAATTAGAAGAAGTAGTTATTAAGTCAAGAAAATGGGAAAACCCTGCTTGGGCAATCTTAAGAAATGTACAAAAGTATAAAAATAGAAATGATGTAAGAGACTTAAAGGCTTATCAATATGGTAGTTATACAAAGACTGATATTTGGGTAGGCAATGTCAATGAAAATTTCAAAAAGAAGAAAGTTGTTAAAGACATTCTAGATTCATATAAAACATTTGAACCGATCAAAGATAAAAACGGAAAACCCATTATCCCTATTTTCTCCTCTGAAACCCTTTCTGATGTTTATTATATAAGGAATCCAGATGCAAAAACTGAAGTCATCAAAAAATCGAGGATTCAAAGTTTAGGCCCGGATGATGATGAAATGGTATCACAAATTGTTGGATCGTCGTTCGTCGATTTTAATTTATATCAAAATTCCTTCTCCTTTTTGAATAAGCAATTCATTTCTCCTATCACTTCAGAATGGAGAAATTATTATGATTACACGCTTCAACCTAAAAAAGTAGAAGTACAAGGAGTACAATGTCATAAGATAGAATTTGAACCAAGAAGAGAAGAAGATTTAGCATTTAAAGGAGCCATATTTATTGCAGATTCAACACATAACTACGCTTTAGTGAAAATGGATGCTATTCTTGGGAAAGGAGCGAATATCAACTTTATTGATAGTGTACATATTGATCAAGAGTATTTACCTGTTGCTTATGATGACAGTAAATTAGCCTGGCTACCACAACAACAAAACTTTATCATTTCAATTGGTAAAATAGCTGACCGTTGGGCAAAAGTAAAACTAAAAATCAAAATCAATAATCAAGATTTTATCGTTAATCAGCCCAAATCTAGAATATTTTACGAACAACCTACGTCCTTAGACCCTGATGCACTTATTGAGACTAAAGATGAGGCTTACTGGCAACAGCACCGACCCAACCAGCTTTCTAATGAAGAAAGTCAAGTCTACGCAATGATCGACTCAGCGGAAGCTACACCTCGAGTAAAACTAATCTCTTCTGTCGGGGATATGATTGGCTCTGGACACAAGAAATTTGGGCCAATAGAACTTGGACCTATTCCTTTTCTATATGCATATAATAGTGTTGAGAAGCATCGTTTTCAATTGGGGTTTCAAACGAATAATGAATTCAGTAAAAAGGTGGCTTTTAGTGGTTTTGTAGGATATGGAGCAAAAGACAAAGCTTGGAAATATGGAGCAACAGCTCGCTTTATATTGAACCGAGATTCATGGAGTATTTTAGGTGTCTCTTATTATAATGATCTAAGGAGAGTAAGTGTCAATCAGGCTAATTTTAATAGTAGACCTTTGTTTATTGCTGCCTTACGATGGGGAGATATGCGTTACCCCTACATGGAAAAAAATGCATCAGTATGGTATGAAAGAGACCTTACCAGAGGTTTGAATATTGTTGGAAAATTTAGTCACAGAATAATCGACCCATTATTCCCTTATAAGATAGACGGCTCCTTTGAGAATAATATGCCGGAATACGATCGCCTCATAGGAAGTGAAATATATATTAAGCTAACTTATGGCCTAGGACATAGATATGTGGCCAATCGATCTCATCACAGAAAATTAGTGGCGCAAGATCGTAGACCAAGACTTACTTTCGATTACACTACAGGAATTCCTGATTTATTCGGTAGTAATTATTCTTACCATCAAATACGAGTGGGTATCGACCAAAAAGTAACTTTAGGTAAGTTTGGCAATACTGCTTACTTCCTTACTGGCGGGTACATCCCTACAAAAGCACCATTTCCATTTTTAGCTATGCCTTTTGGTAATAACGTCCCTATTCTTTATAACAAATTTGCTTTCAACCTTATGGATCTAGGTGAATTTGTTGGCGACAAATGGGCCTCACTACAGCTAATGCACCGTTTTGAAGGGAACATATTAAACAGGATTCCATTAATTAAGAAACTTGGGTGGAGAACTGTAGGAATTTGTAATATCATGTATGGTGAATTAAGCAGTCAAAATGAAAATCAAGCGGTCCAACCTCAATTACTTGAGGGGGAAACCTACGATCCGAACAGACAGGCAAAAGCTTTAAATTCAAATACACCATATGTGGAAATAGGAACAGGTGTAGAAAATATTTTTAAAGTATTAAGAGTCTATACTATTTGGAGAACTACCTATCACACACCTTCATCTAGAAACTTTGGTGTATACTGTGCTTTTGGTCTTTCATTTTAATGGTTGATTTCTTTATTGAAAGAGATATATTTGCAACAAAAAAAGAACTATGAAAATTAGAGTTGGACAAGGTTACGATGTACACCGTCAAGGTGAAGGTGAAGAATTATGGCTAGGAGGTATCAAGTTTGATCATACTCACGGATTAATTGGACATTCTGATGCCGATGTTCTTATCCATGCAATTTGTGATGCTGTCCTTGGCGCTGCAAATATGAGAGACATTGGGTATCATTTTGCAGACACTGACCCTCAATTTAAAGGAATTGACAGCAAAATTCTTTTAAAAGATGTCATGGAAATTGTCAGAAAAGAAGGTTGGGAATTGGGAAATGTTGATTGTACCATCGTTGCAGAGAAACCAAAAATAAACCCTCACATACCTGCCATGAAGAAATGTATGGCAGAAGTGATGAATGTGGATGAAGAAGATATTTCGATTAAAGCAACTACCTCAGAAAAAATGGGGTTTGTAGGAAGAGAAGAAGGAATGGCTGTTCATGCAGTTGCATTAATCACAAAAAGCTAATAAAAAAGGAGTAAGCAACAAATCAGCTTACTCCTTTTTTATTATGTGTTTAACCCAAGTTCTTTTAACAGTAAGGAAGCATTAAACTTCTCACAAACACCTTCTTTCAATTTATAGTCGAACTCAAATTCATTATGAGAATAATCAAAATCAAAATGATAATTCTTTGAAAATACTGCATTCCCATTTTTCTCAAAATCGGATAACTGTAAATCATGCGTGGCTACTATAATATTGGCTTCCGCATTGGCTTGCAATTTTTCCAATAATGCAAAAGATCCTTTTAATTTATCTATAGAATTAGTACCTCGAAGCATTTCATCCACTAAGAATAAATGCGGCTCATTGGTTTCTATTGCTTCAATAATAA belongs to Flammeovirga agarivorans and includes:
- a CDS encoding complex I subunit 1/NuoH family protein; amino-acid sequence: MLALIFYLPFILVFALVGVYAERKVSAWMQDRMGPVNVGPKGLLQTLADILKLMMKEDVIPKVADKPIFKVAPILIFMPVFSAFAVMPFTNGIYGSDSNVGVFYILAILSLEVLGIIAAGWSSNNKYSLYGAMRSAAQMVSYEVPLGLAVLCVVMTAQTLNTEVISLQQGILSPDTNYLFGIKALGIDVTGLGGFLNWNIFRSPFLLVAFVIFYISSLAEANRAPFDLPEAESEIIAGYHTEYSGMRFAFMMLAEYGVMLLGCVFATVLFLGSWNTPFINIGPVKLADWTTGVAGEMSGYLWGFVWLMSKTIFLVFVQMWIRWSYPRLRVDQLMSLCWKYLTPAGLILVFITGVWRLLMI
- the ispF gene encoding 2-C-methyl-D-erythritol 2,4-cyclodiphosphate synthase is translated as MKIRVGQGYDVHRQGEGEELWLGGIKFDHTHGLIGHSDADVLIHAICDAVLGAANMRDIGYHFADTDPQFKGIDSKILLKDVMEIVRKEGWELGNVDCTIVAEKPKINPHIPAMKKCMAEVMNVDEEDISIKATTSEKMGFVGREEGMAVHAVALITKS
- a CDS encoding DUF5686 and carboxypeptidase-like regulatory domain-containing protein, with amino-acid sequence MRFNLQSHFLLTILLGWLFSFQVTFAQEFFIKGQVIDAKTNDPIPYASVFIEGTTNGSLTDINGLFTIKVKDVSANNTIVAKFTGYELCKKKIAKGGKEKKIIIKLKESATELEEVVIKSRKWENPAWAILRNVQKYKNRNDVRDLKAYQYGSYTKTDIWVGNVNENFKKKKVVKDILDSYKTFEPIKDKNGKPIIPIFSSETLSDVYYIRNPDAKTEVIKKSRIQSLGPDDDEMVSQIVGSSFVDFNLYQNSFSFLNKQFISPITSEWRNYYDYTLQPKKVEVQGVQCHKIEFEPRREEDLAFKGAIFIADSTHNYALVKMDAILGKGANINFIDSVHIDQEYLPVAYDDSKLAWLPQQQNFIISIGKIADRWAKVKLKIKINNQDFIVNQPKSRIFYEQPTSLDPDALIETKDEAYWQQHRPNQLSNEESQVYAMIDSAEATPRVKLISSVGDMIGSGHKKFGPIELGPIPFLYAYNSVEKHRFQLGFQTNNEFSKKVAFSGFVGYGAKDKAWKYGATARFILNRDSWSILGVSYYNDLRRVSVNQANFNSRPLFIAALRWGDMRYPYMEKNASVWYERDLTRGLNIVGKFSHRIIDPLFPYKIDGSFENNMPEYDRLIGSEIYIKLTYGLGHRYVANRSHHRKLVAQDRRPRLTFDYTTGIPDLFGSNYSYHQIRVGIDQKVTLGKFGNTAYFLTGGYIPTKAPFPFLAMPFGNNVPILYNKFAFNLMDLGEFVGDKWASLQLMHRFEGNILNRIPLIKKLGWRTVGICNIMYGELSSQNENQAVQPQLLEGETYDPNRQAKALNSNTPYVEIGTGVENIFKVLRVYTIWRTTYHTPSSRNFGVYCAFGLSF